In Streptomyces sp. TLI_146, the genomic stretch AGCCGAGGAAGACGGCCAAGGACGGTGTCCTGCTCACCGGCAACCAGCTGCGCCAGGCGCTCCAGATGGCCCTCTACTCGGACGCCTCCTTCCCGATGCTCGCGCGGCTCGTCAAGGCGGCCCAGGACCCGGCGGCGACCCCCGTCCTGCCCGCCCCGCTCGCCGGGCCCCTGAGCGACCAGGAGGCCGCGGTCGTGGTGGCGGTGCTCTGCAACGACGTGAGCTGGCCGAAGTCCGTGCGCTCGTACGAGCGGGCCGTCGCGGCCGACCGGATCCGCCACCCGCTCACGGCGGGCAGCCCCGTCAATGTGCTGCCCTGCGCCTTCTCCAAGGACGCGCCGGCCGAGAAGCCGGTCCGGATCACCGATGAGGGGCCGTCCAACATCCTGATGATCCAGGGCCTGCGGGACCCCGCGACGCCGTACTTCGGCGCTCTGAAGATGCGTGAGGCGTGGGGCGACCGGGCCCGCATGGTCACGGTGAACCGCGGCGGCCACGGGATGTACCTGGACAACGGCAACGCGTGCGGCGACCGTGCGGTCACCACGTTCCTCACCACGGGAGTGCGCCCCGAGCGGGACACGTACTGCGCGAGCTGAGCTCCTACCCGGCCGCCGCCCCTCCGAGCGGCGCGCCTCCCCGGCACGGCCGCCCCCCTCGCGGTCAGCGCGGCGCGAGTGTCGGTTCCGGGCCGAAGCGGCGCCGGTACGCGGAGGGGCTCAGGCCCGTCTCGCGGCGCAGCCGGGCGCGCAGGTTGGCGGCGGTGCCCAGGCCGCTGAGCCGGGCCACCGCGTCGAGCCGCTGTTCGCCGCGTTCGATGAGCCGGCGGGCGAGGGTGACCCGTTCGCCGGTGAGCCAGGCCAGGGGGGTCGTGCCGAGCTGGACGCGGAAGCGGCGGTGCAGGGTGGCGGGGCTGACGGCCGCGCGGGTGGCGATGTCGGCCACGGTGAGGGGCTCGCCGAGCCGCTCCTGGGCCCAGGCGAGCACCGGCGCCAGCGACTCGTCCGGGGCGTCGGGCACGGGCCGCTCCACGAACTGCCGCTGCCCGCCGTCCCGGTGGGCGGCGAAGACCAGCCGTCGGCTCACCGAGTTGGCCACCTCGGCACCGTGGTCGCGGCGGACCAGGTGCAGCCCCAGATCGAGGGCGGCGGCGCTCCCGGCGGAGGTCAGGATGTCGCCGTCGTCCACGAACAGCACGTCCGACCGCAGCTCCACCTCGGGGAAGCGGGCCCGGAACGAGTCGGCCCACTGCCAGTGCGCGGTGGCCCGGCGCCCGTCGAGCACCCCGGCCTCGGCCAGGGTGAAGGCACCGCTGCACATCCCCACCAGCCGTGCGCCGCGCGCGTGGGCCCGGCGGACGGCGTCGAGGAGCGCGGGGCGCCGGGGCACCTCGGTGTCCGGCCGGTTGGGCACGATCAGGGTGTCCGCGGTGTCGGCCGCTGCCAGCCCGGCCACACCCGTGAGCGTGAAGAAACCGTCCCGCATCAGGGTGTGCGGCTCGGGGGCGCACAGCGTGAAGTCGTAGAGGTCACGGCCGAGTTCGGGCCTGCGCAGCCCGAACACCTCGGTGACACAGCCCAGCTCGAAGGGGTTGGAGTTCTCGTCGACGATCACGACGACCCGGTGGACGCGAGAGGCGCGGGGCCCCTGCGAGGAATCTTGCGGCATATGCGATTTCTAGCACTCGCGGGGGCCGGGCACCACGGCCGAGGATGAGGTCATGAGCAACGACCCCATCGCCCTGAGCCAGGCCCTGGCCTCCTTCGACGCCCTGTGGAGCCCCCGCATCGTCACCCGCGTCAACGACTACGACGTACGCGTCGCCAAGGTCGAGGGCGAGCACGTGTGGCACGTCCACGACCACACCGACGAGTTCTTCCTGGTGCTCGACGGGGAGTTGGACATCGCCCTGCGGGAGTCGGGCGGCGAGCGGACCGTGACCCTGGCCACCGGCTCGGTGTTCACCGTGCCGCGCGGAACCGAGCACAAACCGTCCTCGGCGTCCGGTGCCTCGATCCTCCTGTTCGAGCCCACCGGGACCCT encodes the following:
- a CDS encoding cupin domain-containing protein produces the protein MSNDPIALSQALASFDALWSPRIVTRVNDYDVRVAKVEGEHVWHVHDHTDEFFLVLDGELDIALRESGGERTVTLATGSVFTVPRGTEHKPSSASGASILLFEPTGTLTVGDRHDDVPGHVDATTGHAL
- a CDS encoding helix-turn-helix domain-containing protein, with the translated sequence MPQDSSQGPRASRVHRVVVIVDENSNPFELGCVTEVFGLRRPELGRDLYDFTLCAPEPHTLMRDGFFTLTGVAGLAAADTADTLIVPNRPDTEVPRRPALLDAVRRAHARGARLVGMCSGAFTLAEAGVLDGRRATAHWQWADSFRARFPEVELRSDVLFVDDGDILTSAGSAAALDLGLHLVRRDHGAEVANSVSRRLVFAAHRDGGQRQFVERPVPDAPDESLAPVLAWAQERLGEPLTVADIATRAAVSPATLHRRFRVQLGTTPLAWLTGERVTLARRLIERGEQRLDAVARLSGLGTAANLRARLRRETGLSPSAYRRRFGPEPTLAPR